The following proteins are co-located in the Leptospira selangorensis genome:
- the mutS gene encoding DNA mismatch repair protein MutS: MQNNSLTMETNSPDLTEALDTPMMRQYLEIKAKFPDSILFFRMGDFYEMFLEDAKIASAILDIALTKRQNSVPMCGIPFHSKDGYISRLLTAGKKIAVCEQSRPEDGNTKLMTRDVVRIITPGTVIEEHLLSGFQNNYLCVLVPKAALIFVGMADVSTGEVLHFAVPISRTHVLESEFVKFKPSEICVFSQDLERIRTWQNFGERELTVLDATKIGSENSNDPFQTVTRTLEYYIRENYRDGTLTLREPRILQTGSYLEMDRETILNLELIENEKEDKGHTLFSVLNFCSTAKGKRVLKQRILFPETDPAILKSRWEKQDIIKKIPLAHLTQALKDLGDLERILGRFRGNKAYPRDFKTILSSIQTLDSLIALLSPLGYPISKPDKLDQLKDYIEGRIHTEELPVILGNGKFLKDGFDKNLDRAREAGSKGADWILELETEEKKKTGLSTLKIKYNKIVGYFIEISRAQAEQAPKEYLKKQTLVTSERFTTARLEEIERTILEADEIIQKVEKAEFEKMVQAVLEYSSELLLVSEEFGDLDFQISLLKAEEKFGWIRPELSEDSNLEMKSSRHPVVEASLPVGAKFTPNDVGLDGKENSIAILTGPNMAGKSTFMRQIAINQILFQIGGSVAAEAAKLPILDKLFTRIGAGDNLNAGESTFYVEMKETANILKNCTSQSLLLFDEVGRGTSTYDGMSIAWAILESLSEMYPRPKTVFATHYHELTELSRLPGVWNLHMETVEKDDKVIFLRKVKPGKAKKSFGIYVAQLAGVPDSVVKRAAEILTDMESRKKEIRIQTREPSLFQDMSAPNGDSQFWQDFKKEINDLPIDSMTPIEALKLLDDWKKRVSSRG, from the coding sequence ATGCAAAACAATTCTCTTACAATGGAAACTAATTCTCCTGATCTGACGGAAGCTTTGGATACTCCTATGATGAGGCAGTATCTAGAGATCAAGGCCAAGTTCCCCGATTCCATTCTATTCTTTAGAATGGGAGATTTTTATGAGATGTTTTTGGAAGATGCAAAAATTGCCTCGGCAATCTTAGACATCGCACTTACTAAAAGACAAAACTCAGTTCCAATGTGTGGGATCCCATTTCATAGTAAGGACGGATATATTTCCAGACTACTAACTGCCGGAAAAAAAATCGCAGTTTGCGAACAGTCCAGACCGGAAGACGGAAATACAAAATTGATGACCAGGGATGTGGTGAGGATCATCACTCCCGGAACGGTAATCGAAGAACATTTACTTTCCGGTTTCCAAAACAATTATCTATGTGTATTGGTTCCTAAAGCCGCTTTAATCTTCGTAGGAATGGCAGATGTTTCTACTGGAGAAGTTTTACATTTTGCAGTTCCTATCTCCAGGACCCATGTATTAGAATCAGAATTTGTAAAATTTAAACCGAGCGAGATTTGTGTATTCTCCCAAGATTTAGAAAGGATCAGGACCTGGCAGAATTTCGGAGAAAGAGAATTAACCGTTTTGGATGCGACTAAAATCGGATCAGAAAATTCTAATGATCCATTCCAAACGGTAACAAGAACATTAGAATATTATATTAGAGAAAATTACAGGGACGGGACTCTTACCTTAAGAGAACCTCGTATCTTACAAACTGGTTCTTATTTGGAGATGGATAGAGAAACCATCTTAAACCTGGAACTGATCGAAAATGAAAAAGAGGACAAGGGTCATACCCTATTTTCAGTCCTGAATTTTTGTAGCACTGCCAAAGGAAAAAGAGTTCTAAAACAAAGGATCTTATTTCCGGAAACAGATCCTGCCATCCTAAAATCCAGATGGGAAAAACAGGATATCATCAAAAAGATCCCACTTGCCCATTTAACTCAGGCTCTCAAAGACCTGGGAGATCTGGAAAGGATCCTGGGCAGATTTAGAGGAAACAAAGCCTATCCTAGAGATTTTAAAACCATTCTTTCTTCCATCCAAACCTTGGATTCTCTTATTGCTCTACTTTCTCCACTTGGATATCCTATTTCTAAACCGGACAAATTGGATCAGCTTAAGGATTATATTGAAGGAAGGATCCATACGGAAGAACTTCCCGTTATATTAGGAAACGGTAAATTTCTGAAAGACGGTTTTGATAAAAACCTGGATCGAGCCAGAGAAGCCGGATCCAAAGGTGCAGATTGGATCTTAGAATTAGAAACGGAAGAAAAAAAGAAAACTGGTCTTTCTACTCTCAAGATCAAATACAATAAGATCGTTGGTTATTTTATAGAGATTTCCAGAGCACAAGCAGAGCAGGCTCCTAAAGAATATCTTAAAAAACAAACTCTGGTTACTTCCGAAAGATTTACCACTGCAAGACTAGAAGAAATAGAAAGAACTATTTTAGAAGCGGATGAGATCATCCAAAAAGTGGAGAAGGCAGAATTCGAAAAGATGGTCCAAGCAGTTTTGGAATACTCTTCCGAACTTCTACTTGTCTCTGAAGAATTCGGAGATTTGGACTTCCAAATCTCTCTCTTAAAAGCAGAGGAAAAATTCGGCTGGATACGCCCTGAACTAAGTGAAGATTCCAATTTGGAAATGAAATCTTCCAGGCACCCTGTTGTAGAAGCAAGTCTTCCAGTAGGAGCGAAATTCACTCCGAATGATGTAGGTTTGGATGGGAAAGAAAATTCGATCGCTATCCTAACTGGTCCGAATATGGCCGGTAAGTCCACATTCATGAGGCAGATCGCGATCAACCAGATCCTTTTCCAGATCGGTGGAAGTGTAGCCGCTGAAGCTGCAAAACTTCCTATCTTAGATAAACTATTCACTCGAATCGGAGCAGGAGATAATCTGAATGCAGGAGAGTCCACATTCTACGTGGAAATGAAAGAGACTGCGAATATTCTAAAAAACTGCACTTCTCAATCTCTACTACTTTTTGACGAAGTAGGAAGAGGAACTTCTACTTACGACGGGATGAGTATTGCTTGGGCAATCTTGGAATCTCTTTCCGAAATGTATCCAAGACCAAAAACAGTCTTTGCCACCCACTACCATGAACTCACTGAACTTTCTAGGCTGCCCGGAGTTTGGAATCTTCATATGGAAACAGTGGAGAAGGATGATAAGGTAATTTTCCTAAGGAAAGTGAAACCCGGTAAGGCTAAAAAATCCTTCGGTATCTATGTGGCTCAACTCGCAGGAGTTCCTGATTCAGTTGTAAAACGTGCTGCAGAAATTCTCACAGATATGGAATCCAGGAAAAAAGAGATACGTATCCAAACCAGGGAACCTTCTCTATTCCAAGATATGAGCGCACCTAATGGAGACAGTCAATTCTGGCAAGATTTCAAAAAAGAGATCAATGATCTTCCTATCGATTCTATGACTCCTATAGAGGCTTTAAAACTTTTGGATGATTGGAAAAAAAGAGTTAGTTCAAGAGGTTAA
- a CDS encoding phosphoribosylanthranilate isomerase has translation MSQTPKVKICGIRKVDDLKVCVEEGADLIGINFVSSSPRLVSPKEAEILITYLYTSVPSFLRPKIVFLFYKSSTQYIETLLKNLQHDYVQYVSDDSLAPGETSPLYQTKDSRIISYRVKGNVNDDSLHFLTSDLLILDSYKSDAGGGTGESFPWDQVSEVRRPYLLAGGLTPENVAKALSQTKAYGVDVASGVESSPGNKDQELIRNFIRNAKQFSYNGN, from the coding sequence ATGTCCCAAACCCCTAAAGTAAAAATCTGCGGAATACGAAAAGTAGACGATCTGAAAGTCTGCGTGGAAGAAGGAGCCGACCTGATCGGGATCAATTTTGTTTCTTCCAGCCCAAGACTTGTTTCACCAAAAGAAGCCGAAATCCTTATCACCTACTTGTATACTTCTGTTCCTTCTTTTTTACGCCCGAAAATCGTATTCCTTTTTTATAAATCTTCAACCCAATATATAGAAACACTTCTAAAAAATTTGCAACACGACTATGTCCAATACGTTAGCGACGACTCTTTGGCTCCGGGGGAAACTTCTCCACTCTATCAAACCAAGGATTCTAGGATAATTTCCTACCGTGTTAAAGGAAATGTGAATGATGACTCCTTACATTTCCTAACTTCAGATTTATTGATATTAGATAGTTATAAATCGGACGCGGGAGGAGGAACTGGGGAAAGTTTTCCTTGGGACCAAGTCTCCGAAGTTCGTAGACCTTATCTACTCGCAGGCGGCTTAACTCCGGAGAATGTTGCAAAGGCACTTTCTCAAACGAAGGCCTACGGAGTGGATGTGGCAAGCGGTGTGGAATCTTCTCCAGGAAATAAAGACCAGGAACTCATTCGGAATTTTATCAGAAATGCAAAACAATTCTCTTACAATGGAAACTAA
- a CDS encoding polyphenol oxidase family protein — MIDHRFFLEDKRSLRLLILGNKEASGDPNDPNFIRERVLQASGVAGAEVFFMSQEHGTTILEANGSPGSEIPIGDALFTTEPKKILVVKTADCMPIFFWTGRPALVGVIHSGWKGTLAGITEKTLAHVQKRYGVDPELVHFYLGPYATGKHYEVGEDVASLFRKEVPNSLKTLEEPGKFLLEQKTFLVHRIKSLGIQPFLETAGVCTMSPNSKFFSHRRGDTGRNLNCIWLE; from the coding sequence ATGATCGATCATAGATTTTTTCTAGAAGACAAAAGAAGCCTCAGGCTTTTGATACTGGGAAACAAAGAAGCTTCCGGAGATCCGAACGATCCTAATTTTATCCGAGAAAGGGTTCTGCAAGCCTCCGGAGTTGCTGGCGCCGAAGTATTTTTTATGAGCCAGGAACATGGAACTACTATCCTGGAAGCAAACGGATCTCCTGGCTCCGAAATTCCGATAGGGGATGCTTTATTCACTACTGAACCTAAAAAGATCCTAGTCGTAAAAACCGCGGATTGTATGCCGATTTTCTTTTGGACAGGAAGACCTGCTCTTGTGGGTGTGATCCACTCAGGGTGGAAGGGAACTCTTGCAGGTATTACAGAAAAGACATTAGCACATGTGCAAAAAAGATACGGAGTAGATCCAGAACTAGTTCATTTTTATTTAGGACCTTATGCGACCGGCAAACATTACGAAGTTGGGGAAGATGTAGCTTCTCTTTTTAGAAAAGAAGTTCCGAACTCTCTCAAAACATTAGAAGAGCCAGGAAAGTTTCTGTTGGAACAAAAAACCTTCTTAGTTCACAGGATTAAAAGTCTAGGGATCCAACCTTTTTTGGAAACTGCAGGTGTTTGTACCATGTCTCCCAATTCTAAATTTTTCAGTCATAGAAGGGGAGATACAGGTAGGAACTTAAATTGTATCTGGTTGGAATAA
- a CDS encoding response regulator, with amino-acid sequence MKGGVAPSGRPYQVIIAENSKFQAKQLAQILESEGYEVVGFAESGKELLNMYKDNRKVDLITLDLHLPVIDGFAAFHEMKEMGVLPRVIVITDENTPAVIKSLTDDGIMDYLVKPIKREKVLEKANATVRKTIKI; translated from the coding sequence ATGAAAGGCGGAGTAGCTCCATCAGGAAGACCTTATCAGGTAATCATTGCGGAAAATTCTAAATTCCAAGCCAAACAATTGGCTCAGATCCTGGAATCCGAAGGTTACGAAGTGGTCGGTTTTGCGGAATCGGGCAAAGAGCTCCTAAACATGTACAAGGACAACCGAAAGGTGGATCTGATTACATTAGACCTTCACCTCCCTGTGATAGACGGTTTTGCTGCCTTTCACGAAATGAAAGAAATGGGAGTTCTTCCTAGAGTTATCGTGATCACCGACGAAAACACTCCTGCAGTCATCAAGTCTCTCACGGACGACGGCATCATGGACTATCTAGTAAAACCTATCAAAAGAGAGAAGGTTTTAGAAAAAGCAAACGCTACCGTTCGCAAAACGATCAAGATCTGA
- the leuB gene encoding 3-isopropylmalate dehydrogenase: MKKVAVLAGDGIGPEVMKVALSVLKKALGSKASDFQFTEALVGGIAIDKTGGPLPPETLKLCEESDAILFGSVGGPKWESLPPEKQPERGALLPLRKHFDLFANLRPAIIYPELRNASPIKPEIIGEGLDILILRELTSGIYFGQPKGREGNGAEEFAYDTMRYSRREIERAARVAFEAARKRNNKVTSIDKANVLTTSVFWKEVVIDLHKREFSDVQLSHLYVDNAAMQLIVNPKQFDVILCENMFGDILSDEASIITGSIGMLPSASLSESGFGLYEPSGGSAPDIAGKGIANPIAQILSAALLLRYSFSMEEEAQKIETAVRKVISAGKRTRDIAEKGAEILGTEEIGIEIEKVL; this comes from the coding sequence ATGAAAAAAGTAGCCGTATTAGCAGGGGACGGAATCGGCCCCGAGGTCATGAAAGTGGCCCTCTCCGTTCTTAAAAAAGCGCTCGGCTCCAAAGCCTCTGACTTCCAATTTACGGAAGCTCTTGTAGGAGGAATTGCCATCGATAAAACCGGAGGACCTCTTCCTCCGGAAACATTAAAACTTTGTGAAGAATCAGATGCTATCCTATTCGGATCTGTTGGAGGTCCCAAGTGGGAATCTCTTCCTCCAGAAAAACAACCGGAAAGAGGTGCACTTCTTCCTTTGCGTAAACATTTTGATCTATTCGCAAATTTACGACCTGCGATCATCTATCCTGAACTTAGAAATGCTTCTCCTATCAAACCTGAAATTATCGGAGAAGGTTTGGATATACTGATTCTAAGAGAATTAACCTCCGGGATCTATTTTGGTCAGCCAAAAGGTAGAGAAGGAAACGGAGCGGAAGAATTCGCTTATGACACAATGAGATATTCTCGCAGAGAGATCGAAAGAGCAGCAAGAGTTGCCTTCGAAGCGGCGAGAAAAAGAAATAATAAGGTCACAAGCATCGATAAGGCGAACGTATTAACCACTTCCGTTTTCTGGAAAGAAGTGGTGATAGATCTGCACAAAAGAGAATTTTCCGACGTCCAATTATCCCATCTTTACGTGGACAATGCGGCGATGCAGTTGATCGTAAATCCGAAACAATTCGACGTGATCCTTTGCGAGAATATGTTCGGGGATATTCTTTCCGACGAGGCCTCTATCATTACAGGTTCCATCGGGATGCTTCCTTCTGCTTCCCTTTCAGAATCCGGTTTCGGTTTATATGAACCTTCCGGCGGATCCGCTCCGGATATCGCAGGCAAAGGAATTGCAAACCCGATCGCCCAAATTTTGAGTGCCGCACTACTTTTACGTTATTCTTTCTCTATGGAAGAAGAAGCACAAAAGATAGAAACTGCGGTCCGTAAAGTGATTTCCGCAGGAAAACGTACCAGAGATATCGCCGAGAAAGGCGCCGAAATTTTGGGAACGGAAGAAATCGGAATAGAAATTGAGAAGGTTTTATAA
- a CDS encoding aspartate aminotransferase family protein — protein sequence MNETASDFQTTKELTDKYLLDLFNRYPVAFRYGVNELLFDQNNKQYIDFLAGVAVTNLGHSDPDIIEAIRNQIDKLMHTSNWFYSEEASRLAELLILNTFPGKVFLCNSGTEAIEAAFKLARAYAEQKQIHDPIIISLQKSFHGRSVSGISLTGQKKLHTGFGKLLDGIEFVTPNNEEELVEAFERFAGRVVAFIAEPILGESGIIPLSHGYMNLVRELTLENEALLILDEIQTGFGRTGTMFAFETYGFSPDVMALAKGLGSGFPIGALVVAEKYEKVLAKGTHGTTYGGNHLAAAIAYETIRIIQTRDVLANVNSCAEIAFSRLNQMKQKNKIIKEIRGKGLHIGVELTVPSRPIAELCLEKGLIVNATGDTVIRIMPPLTISTQYLNEGLDILESVLDAQK from the coding sequence ATGAACGAAACTGCATCAGATTTTCAAACTACAAAAGAACTTACAGACAAGTATCTTCTAGACTTATTCAATCGTTACCCTGTAGCATTCCGTTACGGAGTGAACGAATTATTATTCGATCAAAACAATAAACAGTACATAGACTTTTTGGCGGGTGTTGCTGTTACAAATCTGGGTCATAGCGATCCTGATATTATTGAAGCCATCCGTAACCAAATAGACAAACTGATGCATACTTCCAATTGGTTCTATTCGGAAGAAGCGTCTCGTTTGGCAGAACTTCTTATCCTGAATACCTTTCCTGGAAAAGTATTCTTATGTAATTCCGGAACCGAAGCGATTGAGGCTGCGTTTAAACTTGCGAGAGCATACGCAGAACAAAAGCAGATCCATGATCCGATTATCATTTCTCTCCAAAAAAGTTTTCATGGAAGGTCCGTTTCCGGAATCAGCTTAACCGGTCAGAAAAAACTTCATACAGGTTTCGGAAAACTTCTGGATGGGATCGAATTCGTTACTCCAAACAACGAAGAAGAACTTGTAGAAGCTTTCGAAAGATTTGCAGGAAGAGTCGTAGCATTCATTGCGGAACCGATCTTAGGAGAAAGCGGGATCATTCCACTATCTCATGGATACATGAACCTAGTCAGAGAATTGACCTTGGAAAACGAGGCACTTCTTATCTTAGATGAGATCCAAACCGGTTTCGGAAGAACAGGGACCATGTTTGCATTCGAAACTTACGGATTTTCTCCTGATGTAATGGCTCTAGCAAAAGGACTTGGCTCTGGATTTCCAATCGGAGCATTAGTAGTTGCTGAAAAATACGAAAAAGTTTTAGCAAAAGGAACTCATGGAACAACTTACGGTGGAAATCATTTGGCTGCTGCAATTGCGTATGAAACGATACGGATCATTCAAACTAGAGACGTTCTTGCAAACGTTAACTCTTGCGCAGAGATCGCATTCAGTCGTTTGAATCAAATGAAACAAAAGAATAAGATCATAAAAGAGATCAGAGGAAAGGGTCTTCATATCGGAGTGGAATTGACCGTTCCATCAAGACCTATCGCAGAACTCTGTTTGGAAAAAGGACTGATCGTAAATGCAACAGGAGACACTGTAATTCGTATCATGCCTCCACTTACTATCTCAACACAATATTTGAATGAAGGATTGGATATTCTTGAATCCGTCCTAGACGCACAGAAATAA
- a CDS encoding phospho-sugar mutase, with product MSTESHIESWTKSPFSPQVQKEAKDILERYKKGETGLEIEAFTVPLEFGTGGMRGRIGNGIGRMNEFTVGKAALGFSRYLVQKSKKPILVIAYDSRRRSREFAEVTAGVAASFGIKVILFSEVAPTPLLSYAVRYYKATGGVVLTASHNPPEYNGFKAYLSKGEQLAPPDDKKIISLIDKVQDWNEIPFLSSKDTKYKKLVQKAGEDCFSSYLKALKKSGIVSSKVTPKERSQTKLVYSPLHGTGGKYMKKLLQDFGYKNVTLVPEQKDPDGEFPTVKFPNPEEPEALEMSRKLSEKIGAHAFIATDPDADRLGIGVKNPKGGYALLNGNQIGSILAAYLAEKVGSKPKKGKKPVLVKTVVTTDLQAEIAKKNKIALKNVLTGFKFIAEVMGKLDKSKTQYFLFGGEESYGYLPVDFVRDKDSLSSALLLMEVLSEKKDLLSYMDDVYLKYGLYQESLKSLTLEGLAGKKKIQDSLQSLRDNDLIGKSIGKRKVTGFLDFKNKIAKGSASKSAFSGLPSSDVIQLELEDQAKLTIRPSGTEPKIKIYSSFKSRTSPKTKTEIPKLTESLLEELKETESLFLQLAGLS from the coding sequence ATGAGCACAGAATCCCACATAGAATCCTGGACCAAATCCCCGTTTTCCCCCCAGGTACAAAAAGAAGCGAAAGACATCCTGGAAAGATACAAAAAGGGAGAAACCGGCCTAGAGATCGAAGCTTTTACAGTACCCTTAGAATTCGGGACCGGAGGAATGAGGGGAAGAATAGGAAACGGCATCGGTAGAATGAATGAATTCACCGTCGGAAAAGCTGCCCTAGGTTTTTCCAGATACCTGGTCCAAAAATCCAAAAAACCGATCTTGGTAATCGCTTACGATTCCAGAAGAAGGTCCAGAGAATTTGCAGAGGTCACCGCAGGTGTGGCCGCATCATTCGGTATCAAGGTAATCTTGTTTTCTGAAGTAGCTCCTACTCCTTTACTCTCTTATGCAGTTCGTTATTATAAGGCAACTGGTGGTGTTGTCCTAACCGCATCTCATAACCCACCTGAGTACAATGGATTCAAGGCTTATCTTTCTAAAGGAGAACAACTCGCTCCCCCTGATGATAAAAAGATCATCTCCTTGATCGACAAGGTGCAAGATTGGAATGAGATCCCATTTCTTTCTTCTAAGGATACAAAATATAAGAAGTTGGTGCAGAAGGCAGGAGAAGATTGTTTCTCTTCTTATCTAAAAGCACTTAAAAAATCCGGGATCGTATCTTCTAAGGTTACTCCTAAAGAAAGATCCCAAACCAAATTAGTATATTCTCCACTCCATGGAACCGGCGGAAAATATATGAAGAAGCTACTACAAGACTTCGGATATAAAAACGTTACTCTGGTTCCCGAACAAAAAGATCCTGATGGAGAATTTCCTACAGTCAAATTCCCGAATCCGGAAGAGCCCGAAGCTCTGGAAATGAGTAGGAAACTTTCCGAAAAAATAGGAGCTCATGCATTTATTGCAACTGACCCTGATGCGGACAGACTTGGAATTGGGGTCAAAAATCCGAAAGGTGGATACGCACTTCTAAACGGAAATCAGATCGGTTCCATTTTAGCTGCGTACTTAGCGGAGAAGGTTGGATCTAAACCTAAAAAAGGTAAAAAACCTGTTCTTGTAAAAACTGTAGTAACCACTGATTTGCAAGCGGAGATCGCAAAGAAAAACAAGATCGCCCTTAAGAATGTTCTAACAGGTTTCAAGTTTATCGCAGAAGTAATGGGAAAATTGGATAAAAGTAAAACCCAGTATTTCCTATTCGGAGGGGAAGAATCCTACGGGTATCTTCCAGTAGATTTTGTAAGAGATAAGGACAGTTTATCTTCCGCACTTTTACTCATGGAAGTCCTTTCCGAAAAAAAAGACCTTCTATCTTATATGGATGATGTCTATCTAAAGTATGGATTGTATCAGGAAAGTCTAAAGTCTTTGACCTTAGAGGGACTTGCGGGTAAAAAGAAAATCCAGGATTCACTCCAGTCTTTGAGAGATAACGATCTGATCGGAAAATCCATTGGCAAAAGAAAGGTTACCGGCTTTTTAGATTTTAAGAACAAGATCGCAAAAGGAAGCGCTTCTAAATCCGCGTTTTCTGGTCTTCCTTCTTCCGATGTGATCCAGTTAGAGTTAGAAGATCAGGCAAAGCTGACCATCCGTCCCTCTGGGACTGAACCTAAGATCAAAATATATTCTTCTTTCAAAAGTAGGACTTCTCCTAAGACCAAAACTGAGATCCCAAAACTCACTGAAAGTTTATTAGAAGAATTGAAAGAAACAGAGTCCTTATTTTTACAATTGGCGGGTTTATCATGA
- a CDS encoding aminotransferase class I/II-fold pyridoxal phosphate-dependent enzyme, with the protein MGLREFFIEDRLEKFRTEAPCNLGESGIRNLDLDQLAEYLNLDLRELGKLSLADSPNSGRKDLREEISKLYTNVSPDQVLVTTGTGEALFIAFHLLLQKGDITSLFWPAFQALYEVPRSLGANLQKVDLLPRLEGKELGFGKENLNKLFQNSPQLIVFNHPHNPTGIIAEEEDKKELQKLSANFPNWILFDEHYRFLSEEEDLGWSGFGLCENSVSTGSITKCFGVMGLRIGWLIGPKEWIGQARSMKDYLTHTVSPISEFLTLKLLQNRKTLQSKIMETLRGNIQTFAHAVEGELPGITSFKEPRGGVVGFAKLQSGLDSKKFADFLYEKAGVFVLPSADFETEGYIRLGFGETEERFRLGLARWSNLGSELIALLNK; encoded by the coding sequence ATGGGTTTAAGAGAATTTTTCATAGAAGATCGTCTGGAAAAATTTAGGACGGAAGCTCCCTGCAATCTGGGAGAAAGTGGAATCAGGAATCTGGACCTGGACCAGCTTGCAGAATATCTAAATTTAGATTTAAGGGAGCTCGGAAAACTTTCCTTGGCGGATTCTCCCAACTCAGGAAGAAAAGACCTAAGGGAAGAAATTTCAAAACTTTATACGAATGTTTCTCCCGATCAGGTCCTGGTAACTACCGGAACGGGAGAAGCTCTATTCATCGCATTTCATTTACTTTTGCAAAAAGGAGATATTACCTCCTTATTCTGGCCGGCATTCCAAGCATTGTATGAAGTTCCGAGATCTCTAGGTGCCAATTTACAAAAAGTAGACCTTCTGCCAAGATTAGAAGGTAAAGAATTAGGATTTGGAAAAGAGAATCTAAACAAACTATTTCAAAATTCTCCTCAGCTAATCGTATTCAATCATCCTCATAATCCAACCGGAATCATCGCCGAAGAAGAAGATAAAAAAGAACTCCAAAAACTTTCTGCAAATTTTCCGAACTGGATCTTATTCGATGAACATTATAGATTTCTTTCAGAAGAAGAGGACTTAGGTTGGAGCGGTTTTGGACTTTGTGAAAATTCAGTCTCTACCGGTTCTATCACAAAATGTTTCGGCGTGATGGGACTTAGAATCGGTTGGTTGATCGGTCCTAAGGAATGGATCGGACAAGCAAGATCCATGAAGGATTATCTGACTCATACTGTTTCTCCCATTTCTGAATTTCTAACCTTAAAACTTTTGCAGAATCGTAAAACACTGCAAAGTAAGATAATGGAAACATTGCGCGGAAATATACAAACCTTCGCCCATGCAGTCGAAGGCGAACTCCCAGGTATTACAAGTTTTAAAGAACCGAGAGGTGGGGTGGTCGGTTTCGCAAAATTGCAATCAGGTTTGGATTCTAAAAAATTCGCAGATTTTCTATATGAAAAAGCAGGGGTATTTGTTTTACCTTCCGCTGATTTTGAA